Proteins encoded within one genomic window of Jiangella mangrovi:
- a CDS encoding bifunctional allantoicase/(S)-ureidoglycine aminohydrolase, whose amino-acid sequence MNDYYVPRGGLPPQTALTTDRARFTEAYAVIPARTLSDITASFLPGWANTRLWVLARPLSGFAETFSQYVVEVSSGGGSEHPEPDPEAEGVLFVVDGSPTLTVDGVAHVLRPGSYAFLPPGTRWTLANETSATATFHWIRKAYQRVDGLDVPPAFVTREQDVTPADMPGTGGAWSTTRFVDVADLRHDMHVNIVNFRPGASIPFPETHVMEHGLYVLEGKAVYLLNEDWVEVEAGDFMWLRAFCPQACYAGGPGPFRYLLYKDVNRHVSL is encoded by the coding sequence ATGAACGACTACTACGTGCCGCGCGGCGGACTGCCGCCGCAGACCGCCCTGACCACGGACCGCGCGAGGTTCACCGAGGCGTACGCCGTCATCCCGGCCCGCACGCTCAGCGACATCACCGCATCCTTCCTGCCCGGGTGGGCGAACACACGGCTGTGGGTGCTGGCCAGGCCGCTGTCGGGCTTCGCCGAGACGTTCAGCCAGTACGTCGTCGAGGTGTCGTCCGGGGGCGGCTCCGAACACCCCGAGCCCGACCCGGAGGCGGAGGGCGTCCTGTTCGTGGTCGACGGGTCGCCCACCCTCACCGTCGACGGCGTCGCGCACGTGCTGCGGCCGGGCTCGTACGCCTTCCTTCCGCCCGGCACCCGCTGGACCCTCGCGAACGAGACGTCGGCGACCGCGACGTTCCACTGGATCCGCAAGGCCTACCAACGCGTCGACGGCCTCGACGTTCCGCCCGCCTTCGTGACCCGCGAGCAGGACGTCACCCCCGCCGACATGCCCGGAACCGGCGGCGCGTGGTCGACGACCCGCTTCGTGGACGTCGCCGACCTGCGCCACGACATGCACGTCAACATCGTGAACTTCCGGCCCGGCGCCTCGATCCCGTTCCCGGAGACGCACGTGATGGAACACGGCCTCTACGTCCTGGAGGGCAAGGCGGTCTACCTGCTCAACGAGGACTGGGTCGAGGTCGAGGCCGGCGACTTCATGTGGCTGCGCGCCTTCTGCCCACAGGCCTGTTACGCCGGTGGGCCCGGGCCGTTCCGCTATCTCCTCTACAAGGACGTCAACCGGCACGTCTCACTCTGA